The genomic region TTTTATCATTATCGCTTTTTTGTTTTTTTTCTCTTTTTTCTCTGATTGCATGGCCCTTATCCCTTAAATTTTGAAAGATATAGTAAAGACATGGAATTATTAATATGCCTAATGTGGTTGCTACTGTCATCCCTGAAAAAACGGTTGTGCCAATATCTCTCCTGCTACCAGCGCCTGCACCTGTTGCTACAACTAATGGAGCAACACCAATAATAAAAGTAAGGGCAGTCATAAGCACTGGCCTAAAACGAATTTTTGCGCCTTCAACGGCTGCGTCAAAGGTTGACATGCCTTCCTCTTTACTATCCTTTGCAAACTCAACAATTAATATAGCGTTTTTAGATGCCAAGCCCACAAGCAATACAACACCAATTTGTGCGTAAAGTGAAAGAGATAAACCTGCTATTAATAAACCTAGTAACGCCCCAAATGAGGCAATTAAAACAGATAACATAACTGATAGTGGTAGATTCCAACTTTCATATTGACCAACTAAGAATAGGTAAGCAAAGACAATTGCAAGTATAAATAGAAAAACAACTGTCCCGCCTGCTTTTTTCTCTTGGTAGGAAGTTGATGACCACTCATATGAATAACCACTTGGAAGTTTTTCATTTGCAATCTTTTCCATTGCATCCATTGCCTCGCCTGATGCATATCCAGATGCCGCTTCCCCGTTAATAGTAACACTTGAAAAAAGGTTGTATCTATTAATCGTTTGAGGACCTATTATTTTTTTAAAATCTATAAGACTTTCCATAGGGACTTTATTTCCATACCTGTTATCAACATAGAGGTTCATAATATCCTCTGTTGTATTTCTATATTCTTCATCTGACATAATTTTAACCTGATAGGTTCTGCCATATAGATTAAAATCATTAACATAGTAAGATCCCAAGTGTTGACCAAGTGTTGCAAATAATTTGCCTACAGGTACACCATATTGTTCTATTTTTATTCTATCTAAATTAAGAAACAATTGGGGTGTATCTGCAGTATAAGTTGTAAAAACATTGAATAACTGTGGTTTTTGGCTTGCTTCAACAATTAAACCCCTAGCCACTGACGCAATCTCTTGTGGTGGCTGATCTTCTAATGCTTCAAGTCTAAAGTCAAAGCCACTTGTTGTTCCAAGACCTTGTATTGGTGGTGGCATGAAAGGAAATATATTTGCAGCAAGGATTGGTTTGAATTTATTTATGGACTTGTCGATTAT from Deferribacterota bacterium harbors:
- a CDS encoding efflux RND transporter permease subunit, translated to KNVLDNVTNILLNIKGVDDVLAVSGFSLLSGQAENVGFAIASLEPWDERKSSDQHIKSIIDKSINKFKPILAANIFPFMPPPIQGLGTTSGFDFRLEALEDQPPQEIASVARGLIVEASQKPQLFNVFTTYTADTPQLFLNLDRIKIEQYGVPVGKLFATLGQHLGSYYVNDFNLYGRTYQVKIMSDEEYRNTTEDIMNLYVDNRYGNKVPMESLIDFKKIIGPQTINRYNLFSSVTINGEAASGYASGEAMDAMEKIANEKLPSGYSYEWSSTSYQEKKAGGTVVFLFILAIVFAYLFLVGQYESWNLPLSVMLSVLIASFGALLGLLIAGLSLSLYAQIGVVLLVGLASKNAILIVEFAKDSKEEGMSTFDAAVEGAKIRFRPVLMTALTFIIGVAPLVVATGAGAGSRRDIGTTVFSGMTVATTLGILIIPCLYYIFQNLRDKGHAIREKREKKQKSDNDKND